From one Rhodoferax sp. PAMC 29310 genomic stretch:
- a CDS encoding DEAD/DEAH box helicase, whose amino-acid sequence MTRSAKPPANPRRAQTIAAWVAALLSQADAATLKSLPPLLDADAAHVMALLRDQAGAESTPLDLPTTEVGTVVGHFRPRITLQTLGRGEGLLGLKPHGKLAARGSSVTLVQIDWTYRTDDGTGGGAQWQTPAPTSVLNSRPSAVQDLYDTGGPVRRMQRDLAAEADAMDLVWELGLLPVSTQQLQWRHREEGEAGMPTLGAVWTLSQEAFFGDFWAEQVPRLQALGWQVVVQPGFAHESVGVTRWKLIVQPDTGEVLGKELDGPLAERERPVQKLHLPEREGAWLLSLGIEIDGEMLDLAPLLADLLKRDPRWLNAAKMAAIDDQALISLRAPGGRRIDALAAPLKAIIGAMVDLLTDPQRGRQPGEPLHLGAWEARRMDALRSALVEAHRVGPQGGWQLEGDAGLASLAQRLKTIGTPQPVSAPVGLQVQLRGYQLEGLAWLQYLRAQHLGGILADDMGLGKTAQALAHVLVEKQSGRMDRPTLVVVPTSLVFNWQLEAQRMAPDLRVLTLQGADRAKLFSQMATHDLVLTTYPLLWRDVNALATQRFHLLILDEAQMVKNAGSRSARALRRLQARHPLCMTGTPLENHLGELWSQFDFLMPGFLGDVRSFNTRWRKPIEENGETVRAQLLAQRVRPFILRRRKQDVASELPPRTEVIQRVQLQGQQRELYEAVRTAADKQVRRVLQRQSFDGAQISILDALLKLRQVCCDPRLVKGIESCGDMERAKLELLGEILPALVEEGRRVLVFSQFTEFLELVAEQLQALQLPFLSLTGKTPPKQRGAVVQQFQAGAAPVFLVSLKAGGVGLNLTAADTVIHLDPWWNPAVEEQATARAHRIGQDQPVFVYKLVVEGSIEERMLELQARKLALAQGVLGHDAEGALKFNEEDLGALLAPLTPASGVG is encoded by the coding sequence ATGACCCGCAGTGCAAAACCCCCAGCCAACCCCCGACGCGCGCAGACCATTGCCGCGTGGGTGGCTGCGCTGCTCAGCCAGGCCGATGCGGCTACCCTGAAAAGCCTGCCCCCGCTGCTGGATGCGGATGCCGCCCATGTGATGGCCTTGCTACGCGACCAAGCCGGCGCAGAGTCCACGCCACTTGATTTGCCCACCACAGAGGTGGGCACCGTGGTGGGCCACTTTCGCCCGCGCATCACCCTGCAAACCCTGGGTCGGGGCGAGGGCCTGCTGGGTCTCAAACCCCACGGCAAACTGGCCGCGCGGGGGAGTAGCGTGACATTGGTCCAAATTGACTGGACTTACCGCACCGATGACGGCACGGGCGGTGGCGCGCAATGGCAAACACCTGCCCCTACCTCAGTGCTCAACAGCCGACCCTCTGCCGTGCAAGATCTGTATGACACAGGCGGCCCGGTACGGCGCATGCAGCGCGACCTGGCGGCCGAAGCCGATGCCATGGACCTGGTCTGGGAGCTGGGCTTGCTGCCGGTGTCGACGCAGCAGTTGCAGTGGCGCCATCGGGAAGAAGGCGAGGCCGGCATGCCCACGCTGGGCGCAGTGTGGACGCTGTCGCAAGAAGCGTTCTTTGGTGATTTTTGGGCCGAGCAAGTGCCGCGCCTGCAGGCGCTGGGCTGGCAGGTGGTGGTGCAGCCCGGCTTTGCCCATGAAAGTGTGGGGGTGACACGCTGGAAGTTGATCGTGCAGCCCGACACGGGTGAGGTGCTGGGCAAGGAACTGGATGGGCCGCTGGCAGAGCGCGAGCGCCCGGTGCAAAAGCTGCATCTGCCCGAGCGCGAAGGCGCCTGGTTGCTGAGCCTGGGCATTGAGATTGACGGCGAAATGCTGGACCTGGCACCGCTGCTAGCCGACCTGCTCAAGCGCGACCCGCGCTGGCTCAATGCCGCCAAGATGGCGGCCATTGACGACCAGGCACTGATCTCGCTGCGCGCACCGGGCGGGAGGCGCATTGACGCGCTGGCCGCGCCACTGAAAGCCATCATTGGCGCGATGGTCGATTTGCTGACCGACCCTCAGCGTGGCCGCCAGCCCGGCGAGCCGCTGCATCTGGGGGCCTGGGAGGCACGCCGAATGGACGCCTTGCGCAGCGCCCTGGTGGAAGCCCACCGCGTCGGCCCGCAAGGAGGCTGGCAACTGGAAGGCGATGCGGGATTGGCCAGCTTGGCCCAACGCCTGAAAACCATCGGCACCCCGCAGCCGGTGAGTGCCCCGGTGGGCCTGCAGGTGCAATTGCGCGGCTACCAGTTAGAAGGTTTAGCGTGGCTGCAGTACCTGCGGGCGCAACACCTGGGCGGCATCTTGGCCGATGACATGGGCCTGGGAAAAACCGCGCAGGCGCTGGCCCATGTGCTGGTGGAAAAACAGAGTGGCCGCATGGACCGGCCCACGTTGGTGGTGGTGCCCACCTCGCTGGTGTTCAACTGGCAGCTTGAGGCGCAGCGCATGGCGCCAGATTTGCGCGTGCTCACGCTGCAGGGCGCAGACCGCGCCAAACTGTTTTCGCAGATGGCCACCCATGACTTGGTGCTGACCACCTACCCGCTGCTGTGGCGCGACGTCAACGCCTTGGCCACACAGCGCTTTCACCTGCTGATTCTGGACGAGGCGCAGATGGTCAAGAACGCAGGCAGCCGCAGCGCCCGCGCCCTGCGCCGCCTGCAGGCGCGCCACCCGCTGTGCATGACCGGCACCCCGCTGGAAAACCACCTGGGCGAACTGTGGTCCCAATTTGATTTTTTGATGCCCGGTTTTCTAGGCGATGTGCGCAGCTTCAATACCCGTTGGCGCAAACCGATTGAAGAGAACGGCGAAACGGTGCGCGCCCAACTGCTGGCCCAGCGCGTGCGCCCTTTCATCTTGCGCCGGCGCAAGCAAGATGTCGCGAGTGAGTTGCCCCCGCGCACCGAGGTAATTCAGCGCGTGCAGTTGCAAGGCCAGCAGCGCGAGCTGTACGAAGCCGTGCGCACCGCTGCCGACAAACAGGTGCGCCGCGTGCTGCAACGCCAGAGCTTTGATGGGGCGCAGATCAGCATTCTGGATGCGCTACTCAAGCTGCGCCAAGTGTGTTGCGACCCGCGCTTGGTGAAGGGAATAGAGTCTTGCGGCGACATGGAGCGCGCCAAATTGGAGCTGCTGGGCGAGATACTTCCCGCGCTGGTGGAGGAGGGGCGCCGGGTGCTGGTGTTCTCACAGTTCACTGAGTTTCTGGAGCTGGTGGCCGAGCAATTGCAAGCGCTGCAGTTGCCCTTTCTCAGCCTCACCGGCAAGACGCCACCCAAGCAGCGCGGCGCGGTGGTGCAGCAGTTTCAAGCTGGTGCAGCGCCCGTGTTTTTGGTGAGCCTGAAAGCCGGTGGCGTGGGCCTGAACCTGACCGCAGCGGACACCGTGATCCACCTGGACCCGTGGTGGAACCCGGCCGTGGAAGAGCAAGCCACTGCCCGCGCCCACCGCATTGGGCAAGACCAGCCCGTGTTTGTCTACAAACTGGTGGTGGAGGGCAGCATCGAGGAGCGCATGCTGGAGCTGCAGGCCCGCAAACTGGCGCTGGCGCAAGGGGTGCTGGGGCATGACGCAGAGGGCGCTCTCAAGTTCAACGAAGAAGACCTGGGCGCCCTGCTGGCGCCGCTGACACCGGCGAGCGGGGTGGGTTGA
- a CDS encoding dienelactone hydrolase family protein, whose protein sequence is MVTFQRPDGKAVQGYLAEPAQPNGAPAIVVIQEWWGLNDQIRGVADRLALAGFQALVPDLYRGKATVEQEEAHHLMTGLDFGDAAGQDIRGAVQYLKTRAPKVGVTGFCMGGALTLLALTQSPEIDAGVVWYGCPPLEYIDATKITAPLQGHWATQDEFFKIDTIDALQEKLTAAGVGFDFHRYLAHHAFANETAAGPGRIPATQYDAVWAQQAWDRTLRFFGKHLG, encoded by the coding sequence ATGGTGACTTTTCAGCGCCCGGACGGCAAGGCTGTGCAGGGCTATCTGGCCGAACCGGCCCAACCCAATGGTGCACCCGCCATTGTGGTGATTCAGGAATGGTGGGGCTTGAACGACCAGATTCGCGGCGTGGCCGACCGCCTGGCACTGGCCGGCTTTCAGGCGCTGGTGCCTGACCTGTACCGCGGCAAAGCCACGGTGGAGCAAGAGGAAGCGCACCACCTCATGACCGGGCTCGACTTCGGTGACGCCGCCGGGCAAGACATACGCGGTGCGGTTCAATATTTGAAGACCCGTGCCCCCAAGGTCGGGGTCACTGGCTTTTGCATGGGCGGCGCGCTCACGCTGCTGGCGCTCACCCAATCGCCCGAGATCGATGCCGGCGTGGTCTGGTATGGCTGCCCACCGCTGGAGTACATCGACGCCACCAAAATCACCGCGCCGCTGCAAGGCCACTGGGCCACGCAAGACGAGTTCTTCAAGATCGACACCATTGATGCGCTGCAAGAGAAGTTGACCGCCGCTGGCGTGGGGTTTGATTTCCATCGCTACCTGGCCCACCACGCCTTTGCGAATGAGACTGCCGCCGGCCCAGGCCGCATTCCCGCCACCCAATACGACGCTGTCTGGGCGCAACAAGCCTGGGATCGCACCCTTCGCTTCTTTGGTAAACATTTGGGCTAG
- a CDS encoding bacteriohemerythrin, with translation MAEAAELKKAPYVIEWRDGFKIGVGQVDQEHRHLFTLVRALHLDSVDQTVEEWLDYVVTHFTNEQALMEKSGYPAFEQHLKLHEEFGAQVADFLGNGEAWNEDRVQELRRFLNKWLIGHIMTHDLRFGKWYANQPTPTPAVLQPTQESGGFFVRLFGRKRSAGVHGTAPHR, from the coding sequence ATGGCGGAAGCAGCAGAGTTGAAGAAAGCACCCTACGTCATCGAGTGGCGTGATGGGTTCAAGATTGGTGTGGGTCAGGTGGACCAGGAGCATCGGCACTTGTTCACGCTGGTCCGTGCGCTGCATCTCGACTCAGTGGACCAAACCGTGGAGGAGTGGCTGGACTATGTGGTGACGCATTTCACCAACGAGCAAGCCTTGATGGAGAAAAGCGGCTACCCCGCTTTTGAGCAACATTTGAAGTTGCATGAAGAGTTTGGCGCCCAGGTGGCGGACTTTTTGGGCAACGGCGAGGCGTGGAACGAGGACCGCGTCCAGGAGCTGCGCCGGTTCCTGAACAAGTGGCTGATTGGTCACATCATGACGCACGACCTGCGTTTCGGAAAATGGTATGCCAACCAGCCGACGCCAACCCCAGCGGTGTTGCAGCCCACCCAGGAGTCCGGCGGTTTTTTCGTCCGCTTGTTCGGCCGCAAGCGCAGCGCCGGTGTCCATGGCACTGCGCCACACCGCTAG
- a CDS encoding TetR/AcrR family transcriptional regulator, with product MEVLLSTPPRRGRPPKSRDGVVETRELLLRAGLEVLTEKGFSAAGLDEILRRGGVPKGSFYHHFESKEAFGAELIERYSAYFVRKIERHLGDTSLSPLQRLRRFVADAHAGMARHDFRRGCLIGNLGQEMGTLPESFRARLLDVFADWQTRFARCLRAAQDAGELSRQADCDELAAFFWIGWEGAVLRAKLERSGAPLDLFGRVFFARLPPG from the coding sequence ATGGAAGTTCTGCTCTCAACACCCCCTCGTCGGGGTCGCCCTCCAAAATCGCGTGACGGCGTGGTGGAGACGCGCGAGTTGCTGCTGCGTGCGGGGTTGGAGGTGCTGACTGAAAAAGGATTTTCGGCAGCAGGCTTGGACGAAATTTTGCGTCGCGGTGGCGTGCCAAAAGGCTCGTTTTATCATCACTTTGAGAGCAAAGAAGCCTTTGGCGCCGAGCTGATTGAGCGTTACTCCGCTTATTTTGTGCGCAAAATCGAACGCCATCTGGGCGATACCAGCCTGTCACCCCTTCAGCGGCTGCGCCGCTTTGTTGCGGATGCCCATGCCGGCATGGCCCGCCACGACTTTCGGCGCGGCTGCCTCATTGGCAACCTCGGTCAAGAAATGGGCACCCTGCCGGAAAGCTTTCGGGCTCGGCTGCTCGATGTGTTTGCCGATTGGCAGACCCGTTTTGCCCGCTGCCTCAGGGCCGCGCAAGACGCGGGTGAACTCTCTCGCCAAGCCGATTGCGATGAGCTCGCCGCCTTCTTCTGGATTGGCTGGGAAGGCGCGGTTTTAAGAGCCAAGCTGGAGCGCAGCGGCGCGCCGCTAGACCTGTTTGGGCGCGTGTTTTTTGCCAGATTGCCCCCCGGCTAA
- a CDS encoding MDR family oxidoreductase, with translation MFKGILIEKDESGYRASLKDIDETQLPEGDVTVRVSHSTLNYKDGLAITGKAPVVRKFPMVPGIDLAGTVEHSEHPDYKVGDAVLLNGWGVGEGHWGGLAQKARVKGNWLVPLPTAFSPQQAMSIGTAGYTAMLCVLALERQGVKPADGEILVTGAAGGVGSVAIAVLSQLGYTVVAVSGRPEESDYLKGLGAVEVLERAQFSAPGKPMGKERWAGAVDVVGSHTLANVCATTKYRGVVTACGLAGGMDFPASVMPFILRGVTLVGVDSVMCPQADRLEAWQRLGTDLDLAKLGVISRDIGLSEVVPVATQLLNGEVKGRVVVDVSR, from the coding sequence ATGTTCAAAGGCATCTTGATCGAAAAAGACGAGTCCGGCTACCGCGCTTCCCTCAAAGACATTGACGAAACGCAGCTGCCCGAGGGCGACGTCACCGTGCGCGTCAGCCACTCCACCCTCAACTACAAAGACGGCTTGGCCATCACCGGCAAAGCGCCGGTGGTGCGCAAATTCCCCATGGTGCCGGGCATTGACCTGGCGGGCACCGTGGAGCACAGCGAGCATCCTGACTACAAGGTCGGCGACGCGGTGCTGCTCAACGGCTGGGGCGTGGGTGAAGGCCACTGGGGCGGTCTGGCGCAAAAAGCCCGGGTGAAAGGCAACTGGCTGGTGCCGCTGCCAACCGCCTTCTCGCCACAGCAGGCCATGTCCATCGGCACCGCCGGCTACACCGCCATGCTGTGTGTGCTGGCCCTGGAGCGCCAAGGCGTCAAGCCCGCCGATGGTGAAATTTTGGTCACCGGCGCAGCAGGTGGTGTGGGCAGCGTCGCCATTGCGGTGCTCAGCCAACTCGGCTACACCGTGGTGGCCGTGAGCGGCCGCCCCGAAGAGTCCGATTACCTTAAAGGACTGGGCGCGGTAGAAGTGTTGGAGCGCGCCCAGTTTTCAGCGCCAGGCAAACCCATGGGCAAAGAGCGCTGGGCGGGCGCGGTCGATGTGGTGGGCAGCCACACCCTGGCCAACGTCTGCGCCACCACCAAGTATCGCGGTGTGGTCACCGCCTGCGGGTTGGCCGGTGGCATGGATTTTCCGGCGTCGGTCATGCCGTTCATCCTGCGCGGCGTCACCTTGGTGGGCGTGGACAGTGTCATGTGCCCGCAAGCTGATCGACTGGAAGCCTGGCAACGCCTGGGCACGGATCTGGACCTGGCCAAACTCGGCGTCATCAGCCGTGATATCGGCCTCAGTGAAGTCGTGCCCGTGGCCACCCAGCTGCTCAACGGCGAAGTCAAAGGCCGTGTGGTGGTGGACGTGAGTCGCTGA
- a CDS encoding amidohydrolase family protein, with translation MTRQTPHPLALRRRDWLLGTAAGLTGFGQAQAADAAPLPIFDAHLHYSHDAWETLPPKDAIALLRKAGLKRAMVSSSSDEGTQMLFAEAPDLIIPSLRPYRQRGELSTWMHDATVVGMLEQRLAKYRYAAIGEYHIYGKDADLPVIRKVVGLAKKHRIFLHSHSDADAIERQFQQDPSARILWAHSGFDAPDKVGAMLARFPNLWCDLAFRSDHATMGRIDPNWRKVFIAYPDRFVVGTDTFTPERWYYIGEHANWTRTWLTGLPTEVVERIAYRNGEALFASLLKA, from the coding sequence ATGACCCGCCAGACCCCGCACCCCCTCGCCCTGCGCCGACGCGACTGGCTATTGGGCACTGCTGCCGGACTCACTGGCTTTGGCCAGGCACAGGCTGCCGACGCGGCGCCCCTGCCCATCTTTGACGCCCACCTGCACTACAGCCACGACGCTTGGGAAACCCTTCCGCCCAAAGACGCCATCGCGCTTCTGCGCAAAGCCGGTCTGAAGCGCGCCATGGTCTCCAGCAGCAGCGACGAGGGCACCCAGATGCTGTTTGCCGAAGCGCCTGATCTCATCATCCCCTCACTGCGGCCCTACCGCCAGCGCGGCGAGTTGTCCACCTGGATGCACGACGCCACCGTGGTCGGCATGTTGGAGCAGCGTCTGGCCAAGTACCGCTACGCCGCCATTGGCGAATACCACATCTACGGCAAAGACGCTGACTTGCCCGTCATACGCAAGGTGGTGGGGTTGGCAAAAAAGCACCGCATCTTCCTGCACTCGCATTCGGACGCAGATGCCATCGAACGCCAGTTTCAGCAAGACCCCAGCGCCCGCATTCTCTGGGCGCACTCCGGCTTTGACGCCCCCGACAAAGTAGGAGCCATGCTCGCCCGCTTTCCCAATCTGTGGTGCGATCTGGCCTTTCGCAGCGACCACGCCACCATGGGGCGCATTGACCCCAACTGGCGAAAAGTCTTCATCGCCTACCCTGACCGCTTTGTGGTCGGCACTGACACCTTCACCCCCGAGCGCTGGTACTACATTGGCGAGCACGCCAACTGGACGCGCACCTGGCTCACTGGTTTGCCCACTGAGGTGGTCGAGCGCATTGCCTACCGCAACGGCGAAGCGCTGTTCGCGTCGCTGCTGAAGGCCTGA